A genomic window from Micromonospora violae includes:
- a CDS encoding GTPase, with protein MTVGVRLDEAAWGLLHQAIELYQDNPRAVAELRHQVARLEQPLRIAVVGPWRSGKSTVLNALMGEEVAPVERADGAFTWYEDGTTPHATAYPVGQPPQELAVVKSATGLRVDLGWGAGDVHDIVVRWPTRALRQITLIDTPAVTGGAEQGRVPVLERVLRDADAMVYLTRDGRDSDLRVLESARDSAVGQSAPVNVIMVLSRADETGGGRIDGLLTARQLARRHYRDPRVNALSVNVVACSGMIGLAGRMLGESDFAALAALAQVPRAELDAHLISADRFLRGELPVPLDTEVRAALLSRFGVFGVRLAATLVRSGFDSRVKLSAELIRRSGLTELRESVTRCFIDRRDALKARSALAAVEALLRAEPTRGSAELVGAVEQILAGAHEFRELRLLVALRNTRLGFDAELAAEAQRLVGGDGVGLAARLGIEHEADVRRLWEVAADAQWRWRDRAEDPLLPLAQRRGAQVVVRSCEGMIAELAAGGR; from the coding sequence ATGACGGTGGGGGTGCGCCTGGACGAGGCGGCGTGGGGGTTGCTGCACCAGGCCATCGAGCTCTATCAGGACAATCCCCGGGCGGTGGCGGAGCTTCGGCATCAGGTGGCCCGGTTGGAGCAGCCGCTGCGGATCGCCGTTGTCGGCCCGTGGCGTTCGGGCAAGTCGACGGTGCTCAACGCGTTGATGGGCGAGGAGGTCGCGCCGGTCGAGCGGGCGGACGGCGCGTTCACCTGGTACGAGGACGGGACCACGCCGCACGCCACCGCGTACCCGGTCGGGCAGCCGCCGCAGGAGTTGGCCGTGGTGAAGTCGGCGACCGGGCTGCGGGTGGATCTCGGCTGGGGCGCGGGAGACGTGCACGACATCGTGGTGCGGTGGCCGACCCGCGCGCTGCGGCAGATCACGCTGATCGACACCCCGGCGGTCACCGGCGGCGCCGAGCAGGGCCGGGTGCCGGTGTTGGAGCGGGTCCTGCGGGATGCCGACGCGATGGTGTACCTGACCCGCGATGGCCGCGACAGTGACCTGCGGGTGTTGGAGTCCGCCCGGGACAGCGCCGTCGGGCAGTCCGCGCCGGTCAACGTGATCATGGTGTTGTCCCGCGCCGACGAGACCGGTGGGGGGCGAATCGACGGCCTGCTCACGGCGCGTCAGCTTGCTCGGCGGCACTACCGCGACCCACGGGTGAACGCGCTCAGCGTCAACGTCGTGGCGTGCAGCGGAATGATCGGCCTGGCGGGCCGGATGCTCGGTGAGTCGGACTTCGCCGCGCTCGCGGCCCTGGCCCAGGTGCCCCGGGCGGAGTTGGACGCCCACCTCATCTCCGCCGACCGCTTCCTCCGTGGCGAGCTGCCGGTACCACTGGACACCGAGGTGCGCGCCGCGCTGCTGAGTCGGTTCGGGGTCTTCGGTGTCCGGCTGGCGGCCACGCTGGTGCGCAGCGGGTTCGACAGCCGGGTGAAGCTCTCCGCCGAACTGATTCGGCGCAGCGGTCTCACCGAGCTGCGCGAGTCGGTGACGCGCTGTTTCATCGATCGCCGGGATGCGTTGAAGGCCCGGTCCGCGTTGGCGGCGGTGGAGGCGCTGCTGCGGGCCGAGCCCACCCGGGGGTCCGCCGAACTGGTCGGCGCGGTGGAGCAGATCCTCGCCGGGGCGCACGAGTTCCGGGAGCTGCGCCTGCTGGTGGCGCTGCGCAACACCCGGCTGGGGTTCGACGCGGAGTTGGCCGCCGAGGCGCAGCGGCTGGTCGGCGGCGACGGGGTGGGCCTCGCGGCTCGGCTCGGCATCGAGCATGAGGCCGACGTGCGGCGGCTCTGGGAGGTCGCCGCCGACGCGCAGTGGCGGTGGCGGGACCGGGCGGAGGATCCGCTGCTGCCGCTGGCGCAGCGACGCGGCGCTCAGGTGGTGGTCCGCAGTTGCGAGGGGATGATCGCCGAGTTGGCCGCGGGCGGCCGCTGA
- a CDS encoding dynamin family protein — MAGIWLDVLDEIARTCAAHGRGDLLQTVRQKRAQLLDPTLRVLVIGEPNQGKSQLINAIINAPACPVGDGRTTVLPTVVRHAEAPTAAVAQTAPPAPGHPTGTAAVATVERTPVALNQVAAGVAGLVGRRPGGGPAYVEIGLPRALLGSGVVLVDTPGTDDVAGFGAAAVAAPARADTVLLVSDSTRELSVAELNMLLHITRSHPNVVVVQSKTDLVADWRTVAERNRQHLAEAGVPATLIPVSAALRLRAAAADDRGLNAESGFPALIARLQRDLAGKADHLARAAVQTVARTVVEQLAAPLRAELATQEAEEQSGPISRLHAAQREVDELRRCSTRWQNTLTDEITDLLADLEYDLRDRTRQILRAVDEAFDTADPLVAWDTFEEWLERSLVEAAEANHEWLIQRCDWIARRVAANFDRYGYDVLPPWSMTMPDDIGERLPELQRPTIDRFTTGQKLFTGMKGSYGGMLMFGLATTLAGMPMINPVSVGIGALFGGKSIRDESKQLLRRRQATVKTAIQRHVDDFFVRIIRDCRDAARQVQRMLRDHFTGLTEELQEAIVQSFRSAKQEADTDASLREQRQREIRLKMTRLAAVYEQAQQLTGAQSAPLLLEPQA; from the coding sequence ATGGCCGGGATCTGGTTGGACGTGCTGGACGAGATCGCCCGCACGTGCGCTGCGCACGGTCGCGGTGACCTCCTCCAGACGGTGCGGCAGAAGCGTGCGCAACTGCTGGACCCGACGCTGCGTGTCCTGGTCATCGGTGAGCCGAACCAGGGCAAGAGTCAGTTGATCAACGCGATCATCAACGCTCCGGCCTGCCCGGTCGGCGACGGTCGTACGACCGTCCTGCCGACCGTGGTGCGGCACGCCGAGGCTCCCACCGCGGCGGTGGCGCAGACTGCGCCGCCGGCCCCGGGCCACCCCACCGGTACCGCCGCCGTGGCGACCGTCGAGCGCACCCCGGTGGCGCTCAACCAGGTCGCGGCCGGCGTGGCGGGCCTGGTCGGGCGCCGACCCGGCGGCGGCCCGGCGTACGTCGAGATCGGACTGCCCCGCGCCCTGCTCGGTTCCGGGGTGGTGCTGGTGGACACTCCCGGCACCGACGACGTCGCCGGGTTCGGCGCCGCCGCCGTGGCCGCACCCGCCCGCGCCGACACCGTGCTGCTGGTCTCCGACTCCACCCGGGAGTTGTCGGTCGCCGAGTTGAACATGCTGCTGCACATCACGCGTTCACATCCGAACGTGGTGGTGGTGCAGAGCAAGACGGACCTGGTGGCGGACTGGCGTACCGTCGCTGAGCGCAACCGCCAGCACCTTGCCGAGGCGGGCGTCCCGGCGACGCTGATCCCGGTCTCGGCGGCGCTGCGACTGCGCGCCGCCGCGGCCGACGACCGTGGTCTCAACGCCGAGTCCGGCTTCCCCGCGTTGATCGCCCGCCTGCAACGCGACCTGGCCGGCAAGGCCGACCACCTGGCCCGGGCGGCGGTGCAGACGGTCGCCCGGACGGTGGTGGAGCAGTTGGCCGCGCCGCTGCGCGCCGAGTTGGCGACCCAGGAGGCGGAGGAGCAGTCCGGGCCGATCTCGCGGCTGCACGCGGCACAGCGCGAGGTCGACGAGTTGCGCCGGTGCTCCACCCGATGGCAGAACACGCTGACCGACGAGATCACCGACCTGCTCGCCGACCTCGAGTACGACCTGCGCGACCGGACCCGCCAGATCCTGCGGGCGGTGGACGAGGCGTTCGACACCGCCGATCCGTTGGTCGCCTGGGACACCTTCGAGGAGTGGCTGGAGCGGAGCCTGGTGGAGGCGGCGGAGGCGAACCACGAGTGGCTGATCCAGCGCTGTGACTGGATCGCCCGGCGGGTGGCCGCCAACTTCGACCGGTACGGCTACGACGTGCTACCGCCCTGGTCGATGACGATGCCGGACGACATCGGTGAGCGACTGCCCGAGCTGCAACGCCCGACGATCGACCGGTTCACCACCGGCCAGAAGCTGTTCACCGGCATGAAGGGCTCGTACGGCGGCATGTTGATGTTCGGTCTGGCGACCACCCTGGCCGGGATGCCGATGATCAATCCGGTCTCGGTCGGCATCGGGGCGCTCTTCGGCGGCAAGAGCATCCGCGACGAGAGCAAGCAGTTGCTGCGTCGTCGGCAGGCGACCGTAAAGACGGCGATCCAGCGGCACGTCGACGACTTCTTCGTCCGGATCATTCGAGACTGCCGCGACGCCGCCCGGCAGGTGCAACGGATGTTGCGGGACCACTTCACCGGGCTGACGGAGGAGCTTCAGGAAGCCATCGTGCAGTCGTTCCGCAGCGCGAAGCAGGAGGCCGACACCGATGCCTCGCTGCGCGAGCAGCGGCAGCGCGAGATCCGGCTGAAGATGACCCGGTTGGCTGCGGTCTACGAGCAGGCGCAGCAGTTGACCGGTGCCCAGTCCGCACCGCTGCTGCTGGAGCCGCAGGCATGA
- a CDS encoding IniB N-terminal domain-containing protein yields the protein MDSQQTLHDFVLDLLTNPDARSAFDLDPEGALRGAGLTDITAADVQDVVPLVVDYAPGAGLAPLASPVGQLGFDPLLTDTTDVVGQLQSVAQQISVTSSPSGVDVKAGVLGAIAVDPSAAAAGVTVLPGIGLSVGPYGLDTDLAGVSDVANTLDADVVQPVDGIADPVLGDVTGTVGDPNGVLGDITDSNLIGGDLTGGVLSGTHGQLGGVVSSLGVDDTLSGLGLGHGDGVVGGVVPPLDVPSTVGGVTHQVDSLLPGVSDTVGDVTGGVTDGVLGGDTQASSDHGLLGLTGGLL from the coding sequence ATGGACTCGCAGCAGACGCTCCACGACTTCGTGCTCGACCTACTGACGAACCCGGACGCGCGGTCGGCCTTCGACCTCGACCCCGAGGGCGCGTTGCGGGGTGCCGGGCTTACCGACATCACCGCCGCGGACGTGCAGGACGTCGTGCCGCTGGTCGTCGACTACGCGCCGGGGGCGGGCCTCGCGCCGCTGGCGTCGCCGGTCGGGCAGCTCGGGTTCGACCCGCTGCTCACCGACACCACCGACGTGGTGGGCCAGTTGCAGAGCGTGGCGCAGCAGATCAGCGTCACCAGCTCGCCCAGCGGCGTGGACGTCAAGGCCGGCGTGCTCGGCGCCATCGCGGTCGACCCGTCGGCCGCCGCCGCCGGAGTCACCGTGCTGCCGGGCATCGGCCTGAGCGTCGGCCCGTACGGCCTCGACACCGATCTGGCCGGTGTCTCCGACGTGGCGAACACTCTCGACGCCGACGTGGTGCAGCCGGTGGACGGGATCGCGGACCCGGTGCTCGGGGACGTCACCGGCACCGTCGGCGACCCCAACGGTGTGCTCGGGGATATCACCGACTCGAATCTGATCGGCGGCGACCTGACCGGCGGTGTCCTCTCCGGCACCCACGGTCAGCTCGGCGGGGTCGTCAGCTCGCTCGGTGTCGATGACACCCTCAGCGGGCTCGGCCTCGGGCACGGCGACGGTGTCGTCGGCGGCGTGGTCCCGCCGCTCGACGTGCCGTCGACGGTGGGCGGCGTGACGCACCAGGTGGACAGCCTCCTCCCCGGTGTCTCCGACACGGTCGGTGACGTGACCGGTGGGGTCACCGATGGTGTGCTCGGCGGCGACACGCAGGCCTCGTCCGATCACGGGCTGCTGGGTCTCACCGGCGGTCTGCTCTGA
- a CDS encoding Hsp70 family protein: protein MPYVLGIDIGSSNTAAAVARRRGTTWTRPEAVPLSAGSPLLPSVLSLAEDGALHVGDPATDDGSRTTRDFVHRIGDDVPVLLGGEPCAPQTLTAELAAWVVERVHALEGEAAEAIVLSHPAGWRPYRREVLHRALSDLGLRHVTLLPRTVTVAESHAARGFAGSTAVVYALGGNSFEAALVRRTPRGTYETFGTPQGLDSIGGADFDEALAEHSRTVLARELAATGRRGAQAALRGLRAECDRVKRVLTVDLTADVVLTLPSGPARVPVTRAQFEAMIRPTVQATVDLLLRAVRSADLAPAQLDGVLLAGGSTRVPLVTELISAALPVPVEVEPDAQLTAATGAAMAACQVVSPRPRQPASAPVPAPVSGAGRATIPAPRRPQHTVAGDPPPRPPVRVLPLELPKPSRLALARGRGREG, encoded by the coding sequence ATGCCGTACGTCCTGGGGATAGACATCGGGAGCAGCAACACGGCCGCCGCCGTCGCGCGACGACGCGGCACCACCTGGACCCGTCCCGAGGCCGTCCCACTGAGCGCCGGCTCACCTCTGCTGCCCTCGGTGTTGTCCCTGGCGGAGGACGGCGCACTGCATGTCGGCGACCCCGCAACGGACGACGGCAGCCGCACCACCCGGGATTTCGTCCACCGGATCGGCGACGACGTGCCGGTGCTGCTCGGCGGCGAGCCGTGCGCGCCGCAGACACTGACCGCCGAACTCGCGGCGTGGGTGGTGGAACGGGTCCACGCTCTGGAGGGCGAGGCGGCCGAGGCGATCGTGCTCAGCCACCCGGCGGGGTGGCGCCCCTACCGACGGGAGGTGCTGCACCGGGCACTGTCGGACCTCGGCCTACGGCACGTGACATTGCTGCCCCGCACGGTCACGGTCGCCGAGAGCCACGCCGCCCGCGGGTTCGCGGGCAGCACGGCCGTGGTGTACGCCCTGGGGGGCAACAGTTTCGAGGCGGCTCTGGTGCGTCGCACCCCGCGCGGCACCTACGAGACGTTCGGCACCCCGCAGGGTCTCGACTCGATCGGCGGCGCCGACTTCGACGAGGCGCTGGCCGAGCATTCGCGTACCGTGCTGGCCCGGGAGTTGGCCGCGACCGGACGTCGCGGGGCCCAGGCGGCGCTGCGCGGGCTGCGCGCGGAGTGTGACCGGGTCAAGCGGGTGCTGACCGTCGACCTCACCGCCGACGTGGTGCTGACCCTGCCGAGCGGCCCGGCCCGGGTGCCGGTGACCCGGGCACAGTTCGAGGCCATGATCCGCCCGACGGTGCAGGCCACCGTCGACCTGCTGCTCCGGGCCGTGCGCAGTGCCGACCTGGCTCCGGCACAACTCGACGGCGTCCTGCTGGCCGGCGGCTCCACCCGGGTCCCGCTGGTGACCGAGCTGATCAGCGCGGCCCTCCCGGTGCCCGTCGAGGTGGAGCCGGACGCACAGTTGACCGCCGCCACCGGGGCGGCGATGGCCGCCTGCCAGGTGGTGTCACCACGCCCTCGCCAGCCGGCGTCGGCCCCCGTTCCCGCCCCGGTCAGCGGCGCCGGGCGGGCCACCATCCCGGCACCACGCCGCCCCCAGCACACGGTTGCGGGCGACCCGCCGCCCCGGCCCCCGGTCCGGGTCCTCCCACTGGAACTGCCGAAGCCGTCCCGCCTGGCGCTGGCCCGTGGCCGCGGACGCGAAGGATAA